One genomic window of Anaerolineae bacterium includes the following:
- a CDS encoding putative low-affinity inorganic phosphate transporter, with translation MNPLLILFVIIALTFDFLNGFHDSANVVATAIASRAMKPVWALAIASIANLVGPFLFGVAVATTIGNEVLDSPAVTVPVAMAALLAAILWNILTWWFGIPSSSSHALIGGFVGAAVMGFGIGVIRMEGMEKVLIGMFVSPLIGLIVGWIFMRLTLQVGKATSPAINTFFKRAQWVTAIALGLSHGTNDAQKTMGILTLGLVAFGAIPTFHVPNWVIESCALAIALGTALGGWRLIRTMGGKFYRIRPVHAFSSQMASAAVILGAALLGAPVSTTQVISSSIVGVGSAERIQKVRWGVAWQIVIAWILTIPFSGLLGALFYALLSPIL, from the coding sequence TTGAACCCATTGTTGATTCTCTTCGTGATCATTGCCTTGACCTTTGACTTTTTGAATGGTTTTCATGATAGCGCCAATGTGGTGGCAACGGCCATTGCCTCGCGGGCAATGAAACCGGTCTGGGCGTTAGCGATTGCCTCCATAGCAAACCTGGTTGGTCCTTTTTTGTTCGGTGTAGCCGTAGCCACGACGATCGGAAATGAGGTTTTGGATAGCCCAGCCGTTACCGTCCCGGTAGCGATGGCGGCTTTACTGGCTGCCATTCTATGGAATATCCTCACCTGGTGGTTTGGAATTCCCTCCAGTTCCTCCCATGCGTTAATTGGCGGCTTCGTCGGCGCGGCGGTGATGGGCTTTGGCATCGGTGTTATCCGCATGGAGGGAATGGAGAAAGTTCTGATCGGTATGTTCGTTTCACCCTTGATTGGCCTGATCGTTGGCTGGATCTTTATGCGCCTGACCCTTCAGGTGGGGAAAGCAACTTCTCCAGCGATCAACACATTTTTTAAGCGCGCTCAGTGGGTAACTGCCATTGCGCTGGGATTAAGTCACGGCACAAACGATGCCCAAAAAACGATGGGAATTCTAACCCTGGGACTGGTTGCCTTTGGAGCCATCCCAACTTTTCATGTACCCAATTGGGTCATCGAGTCTTGTGCTTTAGCCATTGCCCTGGGAACAGCCCTGGGTGGGTGGAGGTTGATCCGCACGATGGGAGGAAAATTTTATCGCATCCGCCCGGTGCACGCCTTTTCTTCCCAGATGGCGAGCGCAGCGGTGATCCTCGGAGCGGCTCTGCTTGGGGCGCCGGTCAGTACGACCCAGGTCATCAGTTCCTCTATCGTCGGGGTAGGTTCAGCCGAAAGAATCCAAAAAGTGCGTTGGGGGGTTGCCTGGCAGATTGTCATCGCCTGGATTTTGACGATTCCCTTCTCAGGATTGCTTGGCGCCCTCTTTTATGCTCTACTCAGTCCAATTCTGTAA
- a CDS encoding Putrescine transport ATP-binding protein PotA — MAFLEINNVSKYFGKTTAVKDFNLKVEKGELVSFLGPSGCGKTTTLRMVAGFEVPSEGQIIIDGKDMTFTPPNQRPVGMVFQAYALFPNMTVAGNIGFGLKIAKKPKEEIEKRVKEMLELIHMPGFENRYPHQLSGGQQQRVALARALAMHPEVLLLDEPLSALDAKIRVSLRAEIRAIQQELGITTIYVTHDQEEALSISDRVVVMNNARIEQIGTPFQIYNFPQTEFVAQFVGTLNAVLAEVVDTREGLLRFDGQQVNTADKLERFRNGDKIMVAIRPERLSFASEGRKANILKGTIKNITFLGSIVRIQVQLGENVFYVDTFNNPYLALPKVGDPTEITCSKEAVLVLQQQPE; from the coding sequence ATGGCATTCCTGGAAATCAACAACGTCAGTAAATATTTCGGCAAGACAACAGCAGTCAAAGACTTTAACTTAAAGGTCGAGAAAGGAGAACTGGTATCTTTTCTCGGTCCCAGCGGCTGTGGCAAAACGACTACCTTGCGGATGGTGGCGGGATTTGAAGTCCCTTCGGAGGGGCAAATCATTATCGATGGGAAAGATATGACGTTTACCCCTCCAAACCAGCGTCCGGTGGGAATGGTCTTTCAGGCTTATGCGCTTTTCCCCAACATGACCGTGGCGGGCAATATCGGTTTTGGCTTGAAAATCGCCAAAAAGCCGAAAGAGGAGATCGAGAAACGGGTCAAGGAAATGTTAGAGTTAATTCACATGCCGGGTTTTGAAAACCGGTATCCTCATCAGCTTTCGGGTGGACAACAACAACGCGTCGCTCTGGCACGCGCTCTGGCAATGCATCCCGAAGTCCTGTTGCTGGACGAGCCGCTCTCGGCTTTGGATGCCAAGATCCGCGTTTCTCTACGGGCAGAGATCCGCGCCATCCAACAAGAATTGGGGATCACGACCATTTACGTCACCCACGATCAGGAAGAAGCGCTATCGATTTCAGATCGGGTAGTCGTGATGAACAATGCGCGCATCGAGCAGATCGGTACACCGTTCCAAATTTATAACTTCCCTCAGACCGAATTCGTTGCCCAATTTGTGGGGACCCTCAATGCGGTCTTAGCCGAAGTGGTGGATACCCGTGAAGGACTGCTTCGCTTCGATGGACAGCAGGTGAACACAGCCGACAAACTGGAGCGATTCCGAAATGGGGATAAGATTATGGTTGCCATTCGTCCCGAACGATTGAGTTTTGCTTCCGAAGGACGGAAGGCAAACATCCTCAAAGGCACGATTAAGAATATTACCTTCCTGGGTTCAATTGTTCGGATCCAGGTCCAGTTGGGTGAAAATGTCTTTTATGTAGATACGTTCAATAATCCATATCTGGCATTACCAAAGGTTGGCGATCCGACCGAGATCACCTGCTCGAAAGAGGCTGTCCTGGTTTTGCAACAGCAACCCGAATAG